The Enterobacter asburiae sequence CTTGAGTGACAACGGTATACAGCGCACGCGCATGATCTTCGACATACAACCAGTCACGGATCTGATCGCCTTTACCGTAAATTGGCAGCGCTTTACCTTCCAGCGCATTCAGGATAACCAACGGGATCAGTTTTTCCGGGAAATGGTACGGGCCGTAATTATTTGAACAGTTGGTGACGATGGTCGGGAAACCGTAGGTACGAAGCCAGGCACGAACGAGGTGATCGCTGGAGGCTTTCGACGCTGAATATGGGCTGCTAGGCGCATACGCTGTGGTTTCAGTGAAGAGTGGCAGCTCAGCTGATTCAGGATGCTCATCAGGATGCGGCAAATCACCATACACTTCGTCGGTAGAGATGTGATGGAAGCGAAACGCTTTCTTCGCCTCCTCATCCAGCGTGGACCAGTACGCACGGGCGGCTTCCAGCAGCACATAAGTGCCGACGATGTTGGTTTCGATAAACGCTGCCGGGCCCGTAATAGAACGGTCAACGTGGCTTTCAGCGGCCAGATGCATAACAGCATCGGGTTTATGCGTGGCGAAGATGTGATCCATAGCATCTTTGTCACAAATATCCGCATGCTCAAAGACATATCGGTCGCTATCACTGACTTCAGTAAGCGACTCAAGATTACCGGCATACGTCAGTTTATCCACGTTGACGACATCGTCCTTGGTATTTTTAATAATATGTCGTACTACCGCTGAGCCGATAAATCCGGCTCCGCCCGTCACAAGAATTTTCACGTTATCTGTTCCATCTGTTGGAAATGTCTGGATACTTACGCTCTGAACCCAATCGTTTTTGACGGTTTCAGAAATTAGCACGCTACCGCCCCTGGCTTAACAGCTACCAGTGCACTGAGCGATGTTTGATTAAATGATTTTACTTGTCTGGTTACAGACAAAAACTGGCGTTAATTGTCGTCCTAAACGACCTCAGAAACAAGCACAAATCGCTACAAAGCTGCTGAGATTTGAATCAGATAACCCTATGTAATCATTGAAGTTAATAACAAAAAAACGGCAGTTATCATTTTGGTTATGTCTCAACACCAAAATGATAACTGCCGTTTGTTCTGGTCGTAGAAGGAATATCAGTCGTTGCCCAACAGCTTCTCAATCCGGTTTCTGAACTTCGCCCCTTCCTTCAGGTTACGCAAGCCGTAATTCACAAACGCCTGCATATACCCCAGCTTCTTACCGCAGTCATAGCTATCACCGGTCATCAGCATCGCATCAACAGACTGCTTTTTCGCCAGCGATGCTATTGCATCGGTCAACTGGATACGATCCCAGGCACCCGGTTCAGTTTTTTCCAGCTCCGCCCAGATATCGGCGTTCAGAACATAACGGCCAACCGCCATCAGATCAGAATCCAGCGTCTGCGGCTGATCCGGTTTTTCGATGAACTCAACGATGCGGCTCACCTGCCCTTCCGTCTCCAGTGGTTCTTTAGTCTGGATAACGGAGTATTCAGAGAGATCGCCCTTCATGCGTTTTGCCAACACCTGGCTACGACCGGTTTCATTAAAGCGTGCCACCATTGCCGCAAGGTTGTAACGCAGCGGATCGGCAGAAGCGGTATCGATGATGATGTCAGGAAGTACAACGATGAATGGGTTATCACCCACTACTGGACGGGCACACAAAATTGAGTGACCCAAACCCAGCGGCTGCGCCTGACGCACGTTCATAATGGTTACGCCTGGCGGACAGATAGACTGCACTTCCGCCAGCAGCTGGCGTTTAACGCGCTGCTCAAGCAACGCTTCGAGTTCGTAAGAGGTGTCGAAGTGGTTCTCAACTGCATTCTTGGATGAATGGGTAACCAGGACGATTTCTTTGATCCCTGCAGCAACAATCTCGTCGACAATGTACTGAATCATTGGTTTATCGACAATCGGCAGCATCTCTTTAGGGATGGCTTTTGTGGCGGGCAGCATATGCATGCCCAAACCTGCTACCGGAATGACTGCTTTCAAATTGATCATTATCTCTTCCACCTTAGTATGGTTGACGAAGTATAAACCGTGTCAGGAAAAATGCCTGAGATAGAATGTCTACTCCGTCGAATGCAAATCACGTTTAGCTCAGAACTCTGATTACTTAAGCTCATTACGCTATAAGTGTGACCCAGAATCGTCGGAAACCCTATCAATAAAGAAGAGGAAGAGCGTGTTTCCGACAAATCCCAGATCATCCGTTACTACTCAGAAACAAACGTGATGTCATCTTTCTTCTCGTGCACGAACTCATACTTCAACGTACGGTCCAGGCCTTGAGATAAGGTATAAGGCGCTTTAAAACCAGAGGTATGCACTTTCGTCGCATCAAATTGAGTGGTGGCACAGAATTTTTTTACACGAACGGAACTAATCGCATACTTCTTACCCGTAACTTTGCTAAGAATATCAAAGCAAAAACCGCCAAGCATCCCTAAAGGATAAGGGAGATGCACGGATGGGATTTTTTTGCTAAGGCTCTTTTCTACCTCGGCAACCAACTGATTCATATTCAGATCGGGTTTATCAACATAGTTAAATACGTCATAACCCGGTTTTACGTTGCTCAATCTGAATTTGATAAACTCAACAATATTGCCCACGTAAGCCATGGACTTATAGTTAGTTCCGGCGCCTACCATTGCGAATTTTCCACCCGCAATTTGCTTCAGAAGATTGTAGACATTGCCGCGATTGCGTTCACCAAAAATGACCGTTGGGCGGATAATCGTCAGCGAACGCTCTGCAGGAGCTTTGTTAAACCATTCGCGCAGTACTTCTTCCGCCTGCCACTTACTTTTACCATAGTGGTTAAAGGGATCGTGCGGATGGGATTCGTCAGGGTTCACTTTATTGAGACCATAAACAGCAACTGAACTGGTAAAGATAATGTTTTTCACATTATTTTTTTCCATTGCAGCCAGTACATTACGCGTACCCTGAACGTTTACGTCGTAA is a genomic window containing:
- the galF gene encoding GalU regulator GalF — protein: MINLKAVIPVAGLGMHMLPATKAIPKEMLPIVDKPMIQYIVDEIVAAGIKEIVLVTHSSKNAVENHFDTSYELEALLEQRVKRQLLAEVQSICPPGVTIMNVRQAQPLGLGHSILCARPVVGDNPFIVVLPDIIIDTASADPLRYNLAAMVARFNETGRSQVLAKRMKGDLSEYSVIQTKEPLETEGQVSRIVEFIEKPDQPQTLDSDLMAVGRYVLNADIWAELEKTEPGAWDRIQLTDAIASLAKKQSVDAMLMTGDSYDCGKKLGYMQAFVNYGLRNLKEGAKFRNRIEKLLGND
- the rfbB gene encoding dTDP-glucose 4,6-dehydratase, translating into MKILVTGGAGFIGSAVVRHIIKNTKDDVVNVDKLTYAGNLESLTEVSDSDRYVFEHADICDKDAMDHIFATHKPDAVMHLAAESHVDRSITGPAAFIETNIVGTYVLLEAARAYWSTLDEEAKKAFRFHHISTDEVYGDLPHPDEHPESAELPLFTETTAYAPSSPYSASKASSDHLVRAWLRTYGFPTIVTNCSNNYGPYHFPEKLIPLVILNALEGKALPIYGKGDQIRDWLYVEDHARALYTVVTQGKPGETYNIGGHNEKQNLEVVHTICDLLDEIVPKEGSYRDQITYVKDRPGHDRRYAIDATKIGNALGWHPQETFESGIRKTVMWYLSNESWVNNVKSGAYASWLSKQYGENN
- a CDS encoding NAD-dependent epimerase/dehydratase family protein — its product is MNDKVLFIGASGFVGTRLIEISKAEFDVTNFDKQQSHFYPDITVFGDVRNQDQLDQALAGFNTVVLLAAEHRDDVSPTSLYYDVNVQGTRNVLAAMEKNNVKNIIFTSSVAVYGLNKVNPDESHPHDPFNHYGKSKWQAEEVLREWFNKAPAERSLTIIRPTVIFGERNRGNVYNLLKQIAGGKFAMVGAGTNYKSMAYVGNIVEFIKFRLSNVKPGYDVFNYVDKPDLNMNQLVAEVEKSLSKKIPSVHLPYPLGMLGGFCFDILSKVTGKKYAISSVRVKKFCATTQFDATKVHTSGFKAPYTLSQGLDRTLKYEFVHEKKDDITFVSE